The Corallococcus exiguus genome has a window encoding:
- a CDS encoding SCO family protein, with product MPSLLPLSSARAAGLLAALALVLTSATPAFALPGGGKTPRAIVEADSDLPPPVTGVDVEEHLGDPLPLETRFLDSTGEEVRLGTLLSKTRPTLLTLVYYECPMLCNLVINEQVRVMRELGLELGKDYEAVTVSIDPKDTPAQSTERRRKYLQSMGKPETAPWHFLTGTDENIHKLADAVGFKYTYEPSTKQYAHPAVVTVLTPEGSISRYLYGTSFDRKDVKLSLLEAAGGRVGTSVDRIVMSCFKYDTATRRYGFYIFGFIRLGSLAVFGALATMLIYFWRRELKKGATT from the coding sequence ATGCCGTCCCTTCTTCCGCTCTCCTCCGCCCGCGCCGCCGGGCTCCTCGCGGCGCTCGCGCTGGTACTCACCAGCGCCACGCCCGCGTTCGCCCTGCCGGGTGGAGGCAAGACGCCCCGCGCCATCGTGGAGGCGGACTCAGACCTGCCCCCGCCGGTGACGGGCGTGGACGTGGAGGAGCACCTGGGGGATCCGCTCCCCCTGGAGACCCGCTTCCTGGACTCCACCGGGGAAGAGGTGCGGCTGGGCACGCTGCTGTCGAAGACGCGCCCCACCCTGCTCACGCTCGTCTATTACGAGTGCCCCATGCTCTGTAACCTCGTCATCAACGAGCAGGTCCGCGTGATGCGCGAGCTGGGCCTGGAGCTGGGCAAGGACTACGAGGCCGTCACCGTCAGCATCGACCCCAAGGACACCCCGGCGCAGAGCACCGAGCGGCGGCGCAAGTACCTCCAGTCCATGGGCAAGCCGGAGACGGCTCCGTGGCACTTCCTCACCGGCACCGACGAGAACATCCACAAGCTCGCCGATGCCGTGGGCTTCAAATACACGTATGAACCGAGCACGAAGCAGTACGCCCACCCCGCGGTGGTCACCGTGCTCACCCCGGAGGGGAGCATCTCCCGCTACCTCTACGGCACGTCGTTCGACCGCAAGGACGTGAAGCTTTCGCTGCTGGAAGCAGCGGGCGGTCGGGTCGGGACGAGCGTCGATCGCATCGTCATGTCCTGTTTCAAGTATGACACCGCCACGCGGCGGTACGGTTTCTACATCTTCGGGTTCATCCGCCTGGGCTCCCTGGCTGTCTTTGGCGCCCTGGCCACGATGCTGATCTATTTCTGGAGGCGCGAGCTGAAGAAAGGCGCGACTACATGA
- a CDS encoding TAT-variant-translocated molybdopterin oxidoreductase, with the protein MNTKPDSAPAQETPSSFALPVVSGRNEAAPHAHSHDDVVGEALDHASTRAVAAEGAYGKTYWLGLEEKLATPEFLEETRPEFPVGADLPPTGFARREFMQLMGASLALAGATACSTRPQDERMVAYTKTPPEVTPGNPLHYASGMTLGGHTSGLLITAREGRPVKIEGNPQHPINQGAAGVFEQAFLLSLYDPQRARVLRQGNNPRSLRVLAEDISSLVSQRAVADGGSRLRFLTEPISSPMLRDVTGRIQKKLPNARFHAFSSITDSASGEANRALFGQPVQALYDLTRADVIVSLDADFLESRPENLALNRQFADRRDPKNGELNRLYVAESRMSITGGMADHRKRVKSSEVFAVAAALAQAVGGAAASLGAAASGKAGSLSPETQSWVQAVAQDLKSKAGRSVVLAGERQPAAVHALAQAINGALGNVGTTVKLVPAAAPEASGLSEISALVADIKAGKVDTLVITATNPVYALPVDAGLAEVLDPKQNANRKALSVLYAGHYEDETSKFADWFVPLAHQLETWSDGRAVDGTVSIAQPLIQPLFNGVPEAELYALFLDEPFRPAYQILRDYWTAQGGEAGRADFETRWETWVSEGVVPGSVASALTTATPDAGAANALVAAYQPPAAGELEINFVHDYKLLDGRFANNAWLQETPDPITKIVWDNAAILSPATAKKLGLENGHVAELEYGGRKLQVPVSVLPGNADDTVTVALGYGRTGLHEVVAKGVGFNANLLRTTNAPWFDGGAKLTKVRGSHKFSRTQYHWRMEGRPLALDMSVSELAHPSKETAHTLERVQAKYELGKQNNLPDFDYAKTPQEGYKWGMSIDLSRCTGCNACVVACQAENNIPVVGKEQVGRGREMNWLRIDRYFQGDENDPAMVMQPVACVHCEKAPCEYVCPVNATVHSDEGLNDMVYNRCIGTRYCSNNCPYKVRRFNYLHYTQGKTPTEKMLMNPDVTVRNRGVMEKCTYCVQRIERVRINARVEKRLIQEKELQTACQQTCPTQAIAFGSLADPAQRVTQLHEDERAYRLLHELGTRPRTAHLIRLRNPNPALVPAAPAEAAPAHEGGH; encoded by the coding sequence ATGAACACCAAGCCTGACAGCGCGCCCGCGCAGGAAACCCCCTCGTCCTTCGCGCTCCCGGTCGTCTCGGGCCGCAACGAGGCCGCCCCCCACGCGCACTCCCACGACGATGTCGTGGGCGAAGCGCTCGACCACGCCTCCACCCGCGCCGTTGCCGCGGAGGGCGCGTACGGCAAGACGTACTGGCTCGGCCTGGAGGAGAAGCTCGCCACGCCGGAGTTCCTGGAGGAGACCCGCCCGGAATTCCCCGTCGGCGCGGACCTTCCCCCCACCGGCTTCGCCCGCCGCGAGTTCATGCAGCTGATGGGCGCGTCGCTCGCCCTGGCCGGCGCCACCGCGTGCAGCACCCGTCCGCAGGACGAGCGGATGGTGGCGTACACGAAGACGCCGCCGGAAGTGACCCCCGGCAACCCGCTGCACTACGCGTCCGGCATGACGCTCGGAGGCCACACCTCCGGCCTGCTGATCACCGCGCGCGAAGGCCGCCCGGTGAAGATCGAAGGCAACCCCCAGCACCCCATCAACCAGGGCGCTGCCGGCGTCTTCGAGCAGGCGTTCCTGCTCTCGCTCTATGACCCGCAGCGCGCCCGCGTGCTGCGCCAGGGCAACAACCCCCGCTCGCTGCGCGTTCTGGCCGAGGACATCTCCTCCCTCGTCAGCCAGAGGGCCGTAGCCGACGGCGGCAGCCGCCTGCGCTTCCTCACGGAGCCCATCAGCTCCCCGATGCTGCGCGACGTGACGGGCCGCATCCAGAAGAAGCTGCCCAACGCGCGCTTCCACGCGTTCTCGTCCATCACGGACTCCGCCTCTGGCGAGGCGAACCGCGCGCTGTTCGGCCAGCCGGTCCAGGCCCTCTACGACCTGACCCGCGCGGACGTCATCGTCTCCCTGGACGCGGACTTCCTGGAGAGCCGCCCGGAGAACCTGGCCCTCAACCGCCAGTTCGCGGACCGCCGCGACCCGAAGAACGGCGAGCTCAACCGCCTGTACGTCGCCGAATCGCGCATGTCGATCACCGGCGGCATGGCGGACCACCGCAAGCGCGTGAAGTCCTCCGAGGTCTTCGCCGTCGCCGCCGCGCTGGCTCAGGCCGTGGGTGGCGCCGCCGCCAGCCTGGGCGCCGCCGCGTCCGGCAAGGCCGGCTCGCTGAGCCCGGAGACCCAGTCGTGGGTGCAGGCCGTGGCCCAGGACCTCAAGTCCAAGGCCGGCCGCTCCGTGGTGCTCGCCGGTGAGCGCCAGCCCGCCGCCGTGCACGCGCTGGCGCAGGCCATCAACGGCGCGCTGGGCAACGTGGGCACCACCGTGAAGCTCGTCCCGGCCGCCGCTCCGGAGGCCTCGGGCCTGTCGGAGATCAGCGCCCTGGTCGCGGACATCAAGGCCGGCAAGGTGGACACGCTGGTCATCACCGCCACCAACCCCGTCTACGCCCTGCCGGTGGACGCGGGCCTGGCGGAGGTGCTGGACCCCAAGCAGAACGCCAACCGCAAGGCGCTGTCCGTTCTGTACGCTGGCCACTACGAGGACGAGACCTCCAAGTTCGCCGACTGGTTCGTGCCCCTGGCGCACCAGCTGGAGACCTGGAGCGACGGCCGCGCGGTGGACGGCACCGTCAGCATCGCGCAGCCCCTCATCCAGCCGCTCTTCAACGGCGTGCCGGAAGCGGAGCTGTACGCGCTGTTCCTCGACGAGCCCTTCCGCCCCGCCTACCAGATCCTCCGCGACTACTGGACCGCGCAGGGTGGCGAGGCCGGCCGCGCCGACTTCGAGACCCGCTGGGAGACCTGGGTCTCCGAGGGCGTCGTGCCCGGCAGCGTCGCCTCCGCGCTGACGACCGCGACCCCAGATGCGGGCGCCGCCAACGCGCTGGTCGCCGCCTACCAGCCGCCCGCGGCCGGTGAGCTGGAGATCAACTTCGTCCACGACTACAAGCTGCTGGACGGCCGCTTCGCCAACAACGCGTGGCTCCAGGAGACGCCGGACCCCATCACGAAGATCGTCTGGGACAACGCCGCCATCCTCAGCCCTGCCACGGCCAAGAAGCTGGGCCTGGAGAACGGCCACGTCGCGGAGCTGGAGTACGGCGGCCGCAAGCTGCAGGTCCCCGTCAGCGTCCTCCCCGGCAACGCGGACGACACCGTCACCGTGGCGCTGGGCTACGGCCGCACCGGCCTCCACGAGGTCGTGGCCAAGGGCGTGGGCTTCAACGCCAACCTGCTGCGCACCACGAACGCCCCCTGGTTCGACGGCGGCGCGAAGCTGACCAAGGTCCGCGGCAGCCACAAGTTCTCCCGCACCCAGTACCACTGGCGCATGGAGGGCCGCCCGCTGGCGCTCGACATGTCCGTCAGCGAGCTTGCGCACCCGTCGAAGGAGACGGCGCACACGCTGGAGCGCGTCCAGGCCAAGTACGAGCTGGGCAAGCAGAACAACCTGCCCGACTTCGACTACGCCAAGACGCCGCAGGAGGGCTACAAGTGGGGCATGTCCATCGACCTGTCGCGCTGCACGGGCTGCAACGCGTGCGTCGTGGCGTGCCAGGCGGAGAACAACATCCCCGTCGTCGGCAAGGAGCAGGTGGGCCGCGGCCGTGAGATGAACTGGCTGCGCATCGACCGCTACTTCCAGGGCGATGAGAACGACCCCGCCATGGTCATGCAGCCCGTCGCGTGCGTGCACTGCGAGAAGGCCCCCTGCGAGTACGTCTGCCCGGTGAACGCCACCGTGCACTCGGACGAGGGCCTCAACGACATGGTGTACAACCGCTGCATCGGCACGCGGTACTGCTCCAACAACTGCCCGTACAAGGTCCGCCGCTTCAACTACCTGCACTACACGCAGGGCAAGACGCCGACCGAGAAGATGCTGATGAACCCGGACGTCACGGTGCGCAACCGCGGCGTCATGGAGAAGTGCACCTACTGCGTGCAGCGCATCGAGCGCGTCCGCATCAACGCGCGCGTCGAGAAGCGCCTCATCCAGGAGAAGGAGCTCCAGACGGCGTGCCAGCAGACCTGCCCCACGCAGGCCATCGCCTTCGGCTCCCTGGCGGACCCCGCCCAGCGCGTCACCCAGCTCCACGAGGACGAGCGTGCCTACCGGCTCCTGCACGAGCTGGGCACCCGCCCCCGCACCGCCCACCTCATCCGCCTGCGCAACCCCAACCCTGCCCTCGTGCCCGCCGCCCCTGCTGAAGCCGCGCCGGCGCATGAAGGAGGTCACTGA
- the coxB gene encoding cytochrome c oxidase subunit II: MSDLANQFLFLPERASTFAERVDFLHYFVVGTTMVMSAGVGLAALFMFFRYRRREAHQHTEYVVPDLKTEFLFVSVPLVFFLAWFAIGFRDFTWFTTPPKDSMDVYVMGKQWMWKFSYPEGPNGVNVLHVPAHRPVRLLITSRDVIHSFYVPSFRIKMDALPGRYTQAWFEATKPGTYQVLCTEYCGLSHSKMLAEVVVLAPEDYENWLKEQQRGRLQDRQDALADTSLVPPVARMAEQGQKLVGTQGCLKCHSVDGSKHIGPTFLGMYEREEKLDDGQSIRVDEAYITQSMMDPGAHIVAGYQNVMPTYQGKLQGPESAAIVEYIKTLRTANVRETASEGPAYDPIQ; this comes from the coding sequence ATGAGCGACCTGGCCAACCAATTCCTGTTCCTCCCGGAGCGCGCGTCCACGTTCGCGGAACGGGTCGACTTCCTGCACTACTTCGTCGTCGGCACGACGATGGTGATGTCCGCGGGCGTCGGCCTCGCGGCGCTCTTCATGTTCTTCCGCTACCGTCGGCGGGAGGCCCACCAGCACACGGAATACGTGGTGCCGGACCTGAAGACGGAGTTCCTCTTCGTCTCCGTTCCGCTGGTGTTCTTCCTGGCGTGGTTCGCCATCGGGTTCCGGGACTTCACCTGGTTCACCACTCCGCCCAAGGACTCGATGGATGTCTACGTCATGGGCAAGCAGTGGATGTGGAAGTTCTCCTATCCGGAGGGCCCCAACGGCGTGAACGTGCTGCACGTGCCGGCTCACCGCCCGGTGCGCCTGCTGATCACCTCACGCGACGTCATCCACTCCTTCTACGTCCCGTCCTTCCGCATCAAGATGGACGCGCTGCCGGGCCGCTACACCCAGGCCTGGTTCGAGGCGACGAAGCCCGGCACGTACCAGGTGCTCTGCACCGAGTACTGCGGCTTGTCGCACTCGAAGATGCTGGCGGAGGTCGTCGTGCTCGCGCCGGAGGACTACGAGAACTGGCTGAAGGAGCAGCAGCGTGGCCGCCTGCAGGACCGGCAGGACGCGCTGGCGGACACCTCGCTGGTGCCCCCCGTCGCCCGCATGGCCGAGCAGGGCCAGAAGCTGGTGGGCACGCAGGGCTGCCTCAAGTGCCACTCGGTGGACGGCTCCAAGCACATCGGCCCCACTTTCCTGGGCATGTACGAGCGTGAAGAGAAGCTCGACGATGGCCAGAGCATCCGCGTGGACGAAGCCTACATCACCCAGTCGATGATGGACCCGGGCGCGCACATCGTCGCCGGCTACCAGAACGTGATGCCGACCTACCAGGGCAAGCTGCAGGGCCCCGAGTCGGCCGCCATCGTCGAGTACATCAAGACGCTGCGCACCGCGAACGTGCGTGAGACCGCTTCCGAGGGCCCCGCCTATGACCCCATCCAGTAG
- a CDS encoding cytochrome c oxidase subunit 3 family protein, translated as MSSAHVTPGSVPGPKLAAHFASLEVQKHAARLGMWLFLATEILLFAGLFACYAAYRFLFPEAWAASSRSLDLTMGTINTVVLITSSFTAAMAVHYAKEGKNAMVGHMNVLTLLMAVGFLVIKFFEYKHKFHIGTLPGRYYFYEGIQLPGAPLYFTVYFASTALHALHVVIGMTVLAFATVRAYRVGDFNANNYTQVELGSMYWHLVDLVWIFLFPMLYLV; from the coding sequence ATGTCTAGCGCTCACGTGACGCCGGGCTCGGTGCCCGGTCCCAAGCTGGCCGCTCACTTCGCGTCGCTGGAGGTGCAGAAGCACGCGGCGCGGCTGGGCATGTGGCTGTTCCTCGCCACGGAAATCCTGCTCTTCGCCGGTCTGTTCGCGTGCTACGCGGCCTACCGCTTCCTGTTCCCGGAAGCGTGGGCGGCGTCCAGCCGCAGCCTGGACCTGACGATGGGCACCATCAACACGGTGGTGCTCATCACCTCCTCGTTCACCGCCGCCATGGCGGTGCACTACGCCAAGGAGGGGAAGAACGCGATGGTGGGGCACATGAACGTGCTCACCCTCCTGATGGCGGTGGGCTTCCTCGTCATCAAGTTCTTCGAGTACAAGCACAAGTTCCACATCGGGACGCTGCCGGGCCGCTACTACTTCTACGAAGGCATCCAGCTGCCGGGCGCGCCGCTGTACTTCACGGTGTACTTCGCCTCCACCGCCCTGCACGCGCTGCACGTCGTCATCGGCATGACGGTGCTGGCGTTCGCCACGGTGCGCGCGTACCGCGTCGGGGACTTCAACGCGAACAACTACACGCAGGTCGAGCTGGGCTCCATGTACTGGCACCTCGTCGACCTGGTGTGGATCTTCCTCTTCCCGATGCTGTACCTGGTCTGA
- the nrfD gene encoding NrfD/PsrC family molybdoenzyme membrane anchor subunit, with product MAETAHALPLDPLEPRDLVAPHHDDKSLNETLLDHVWRKPGKGWFMLLGITSAALGLLVVGVTYTLARGIGVWGNNQPVGWAFDIINFVWWVGIGHAGTLISAILLLFQQKWRTSINRFAEAMTLFAVMCAGLFPLLHTGRPWFAFWLFPYPSTLGAWAQFRSPLVWDVFAISTYLTVSALFWYVGLIPDLAALRDSSKGKLQRTIYGLFALGWRGSGRHWHNYKVGYLLLAGLSTPLVVSVHTIVSFDFAVSQIPGWHATIFPPYFVAGAVFSGFAMVITLIVPARKYLGLRDVITDRHLENMNKVILATGLIVSYGYMMEHFIAWYSMNQYEFWTFYVNRATGPYAGVYWLMIACNVITPNIFWFRKARTSIPIMWVASIAVNIGMWCERFIIIVTSLSQDFLPSSWDIYTPTWVDWCIYIGTLGLFGTLFLLFLKFVPAVAVSEVKELQLELKHAAHAAHGNGHHGSDAAATHGAH from the coding sequence ATGGCCGAGACCGCACACGCACTCCCGCTCGACCCCCTCGAGCCCCGGGACCTCGTCGCGCCGCACCACGACGACAAGTCCCTCAATGAAACCCTGCTCGACCATGTCTGGCGCAAGCCCGGCAAGGGCTGGTTCATGCTGCTGGGCATCACGTCCGCGGCGCTGGGCCTCCTGGTCGTTGGTGTCACGTACACCCTCGCGCGCGGCATCGGCGTGTGGGGCAACAACCAGCCGGTGGGCTGGGCGTTCGACATCATCAACTTCGTCTGGTGGGTCGGTATCGGCCACGCCGGTACGCTCATCTCCGCCATCCTCCTGCTCTTCCAGCAGAAGTGGCGCACGAGCATCAACCGGTTCGCGGAGGCCATGACGCTGTTCGCGGTCATGTGCGCCGGCCTGTTCCCGCTGCTCCACACGGGCCGTCCCTGGTTCGCCTTCTGGCTGTTCCCCTACCCCAGCACCCTGGGCGCCTGGGCGCAGTTCCGCTCGCCGCTCGTGTGGGACGTGTTCGCCATCTCCACATACCTCACGGTGTCCGCGCTCTTCTGGTACGTGGGCCTCATCCCGGACCTGGCGGCCCTGCGTGACTCGTCCAAGGGCAAGCTGCAGCGCACCATCTACGGCCTCTTCGCGCTCGGCTGGCGCGGCTCCGGCCGTCACTGGCACAACTACAAGGTTGGCTACCTGCTGCTCGCCGGCCTCTCGACGCCGCTCGTGGTGTCCGTGCACACCATCGTGTCGTTCGACTTCGCCGTGTCCCAGATTCCGGGCTGGCACGCGACCATCTTCCCGCCCTACTTCGTGGCCGGCGCCGTGTTCAGCGGCTTCGCGATGGTCATCACGCTCATCGTCCCCGCCCGCAAGTACCTGGGCCTCCGGGACGTGATTACCGACCGCCACCTGGAGAACATGAACAAGGTCATCCTCGCGACGGGCCTCATCGTGTCCTACGGGTACATGATGGAGCACTTCATCGCCTGGTACTCCATGAACCAGTACGAGTTCTGGACCTTCTACGTGAACCGCGCCACGGGCCCCTACGCCGGCGTGTACTGGCTGATGATCGCCTGCAACGTCATCACCCCGAACATCTTCTGGTTCAGGAAGGCCCGCACCAGCATCCCCATCATGTGGGTGGCGTCCATCGCGGTGAACATCGGCATGTGGTGCGAGCGCTTCATCATCATCGTGACGTCGCTGTCGCAGGACTTCCTGCCCTCCTCGTGGGACATCTACACGCCCACCTGGGTGGACTGGTGCATCTACATCGGCACGCTGGGCCTGTTCGGCACCCTGTTCCTCCTGTTCCTCAAGTTCGTTCCCGCCGTCGCGGTGAGCGAGGTGAAGGAGCTCCAGCTGGAGCTCAAGCACGCCGCCCACGCCGCCCATGGCAACGGACACCACGGCTCGGACGCCGCGGCCACCCACGGAGCGCACTAG
- a CDS encoding c-type cytochrome, whose protein sequence is MRWLIPAAGLAALTGCNVSSEFLQRMEHQAKYEYYETSEFWPDGRAMRVPPAGTVPRERPVGNPGISTGRANGVAVNAIPLPVDKHLLELGQKKYNIVCSQCHGVLGDGNSVVAENMALRLPPSLLELADKPAGHFYTAINEGYGVMPSFSGELDTRERWAVVAYVRALQAARSTAGTQPVPQENR, encoded by the coding sequence ATGAGGTGGCTCATCCCCGCCGCCGGGCTCGCCGCGCTCACGGGCTGCAATGTCAGCTCTGAGTTCCTCCAGCGCATGGAGCACCAGGCCAAGTACGAGTACTACGAGACGTCCGAGTTCTGGCCGGACGGGCGCGCCATGCGCGTGCCCCCCGCCGGCACCGTCCCGCGCGAGCGGCCGGTGGGCAACCCGGGCATCTCCACGGGCCGCGCCAACGGCGTGGCCGTGAACGCCATCCCGCTGCCGGTGGACAAGCACCTGCTGGAGCTTGGCCAGAAGAAGTACAACATCGTCTGCTCGCAGTGCCATGGCGTGCTCGGCGACGGCAACAGCGTCGTCGCGGAGAACATGGCGCTGCGCCTGCCGCCGTCCCTGCTGGAGCTCGCGGACAAGCCGGCCGGCCACTTCTACACCGCCATCAACGAGGGCTACGGCGTCATGCCGTCCTTCTCGGGTGAGCTCGACACGCGTGAGCGCTGGGCCGTCGTCGCCTATGTGCGCGCGCTGCAGGCCGCTCGCAGCACCGCCGGGACGCAGCCCGTCCCGCAGGAGAACCGATGA
- a CDS encoding DUF3341 domain-containing protein — MEAKVLDSWVMAEFATPEALVSATQQMREKGFQGMDTYSPYPLHGGSEALGLPPSRMPFIALGGGLTGMVTALTMQTWMNTVDYPLNVGGRPLLSLPAWVPITFELSVLFAAFGIFFGLLGLSKLPQPYHPAFESEEFRSASTHGFWLSIPHPTGTDAADVKNQLTALGATHVTVVSGENE, encoded by the coding sequence ATGGAAGCCAAGGTCCTTGATTCCTGGGTGATGGCCGAGTTCGCCACCCCGGAAGCCCTCGTCTCCGCCACGCAGCAGATGCGCGAGAAGGGCTTCCAGGGGATGGACACCTACTCCCCGTACCCGCTGCACGGCGGGTCGGAGGCCCTCGGTCTGCCGCCCTCTCGCATGCCCTTCATCGCCCTGGGCGGCGGCCTCACCGGCATGGTGACCGCCCTCACGATGCAGACGTGGATGAACACCGTCGACTACCCGCTCAACGTCGGCGGCCGTCCGCTGCTGAGCCTCCCGGCCTGGGTGCCCATCACGTTCGAGTTGAGCGTGCTGTTCGCCGCTTTCGGCATCTTCTTCGGCCTGCTCGGCCTGAGTAAGTTGCCGCAGCCCTACCACCCGGCCTTCGAGTCGGAAGAGTTCCGCAGCGCGTCCACGCACGGCTTCTGGCTGAGCATCCCGCACCCCACGGGGACGGACGCCGCGGACGTCAAGAACCAGCTGACGGCCCTGGGCGCGACCCACGTGACCGTCGTGTCGGGAGAGAACGAATGA
- a CDS encoding cytochrome c oxidase subunit I, with protein sequence MTPSSSIAAPGAVPGHEAHDDHGHHPSYLTDGTTVKSWLLTVDHKRIGIMYMAWILLFFLVGGIFALLIRIELLTPGPTIMDAMTYNRVFTLHGVVMIFLFMIPAIPAIFGNFLLPLMLGAKDVAFPRLNLLSLYVYLAGAGFALWGMLNGGLDTGWTFYTPYSAHTTTTVAPVLFGAFIIGFSSILTGMNFIVTTHTMRAPGITWFKMPLMVWALYATSCIQVLATPVIGLLLLLVTAENLFSLGMFDVARGGDPVLFQHLFWFYSHPAVYIMVLPAFGVMSEVVSTFSRKNIFGYRAVAYSSVGIAFVGFFAWGHHMFVSGQSTFNAGVFGVLSMLVGVFTAIKVFNWVGTVYKGAVEFSTPFAYFCGFLFFTVFGGMTGIAVATVSLDVAWHDTYFVVAHFHFIMVGATIMAFLAALHYWFPKMFGKMYHEGWGLVSAALIILGFNATFIPQFLVGNAGMPRRYYEYPERFQALNVASTAGASLLAFGFIIIAVYLTYALIYGERVDNPWHSKGYEWLTQSPPPTHNFIGPQPTYPEEPHFYVDPKKAQGEVSDV encoded by the coding sequence ATGACCCCATCCAGTAGCATCGCCGCGCCGGGGGCCGTCCCCGGCCATGAGGCGCACGACGACCACGGCCACCACCCGAGCTACCTGACGGACGGCACCACGGTGAAGTCGTGGCTGCTGACGGTGGACCACAAGCGCATCGGCATCATGTACATGGCGTGGATCCTGCTCTTCTTCCTGGTGGGCGGCATCTTCGCGCTGCTCATCCGGATCGAGCTGCTCACGCCCGGTCCGACCATCATGGACGCGATGACGTACAACCGCGTCTTCACGCTGCATGGCGTGGTCATGATCTTCCTGTTCATGATCCCCGCCATCCCGGCCATCTTCGGCAACTTCCTGCTGCCGCTGATGCTGGGCGCCAAGGACGTGGCGTTCCCGCGGCTGAACCTGCTGTCGCTCTACGTGTACCTGGCGGGCGCGGGCTTCGCGCTCTGGGGCATGCTCAACGGCGGCCTGGACACCGGCTGGACGTTCTACACGCCGTACAGCGCGCACACGACGACCACGGTGGCGCCGGTGCTGTTCGGCGCGTTCATCATCGGGTTCAGCTCCATCCTCACGGGCATGAACTTCATCGTCACCACGCACACCATGCGCGCGCCGGGCATCACCTGGTTCAAGATGCCGCTGATGGTGTGGGCGCTCTACGCCACCAGCTGCATCCAGGTGCTGGCGACGCCGGTGATTGGCCTGCTGCTCCTGCTGGTGACGGCGGAGAACCTGTTCAGCCTGGGCATGTTCGACGTGGCCCGCGGCGGTGACCCGGTGCTCTTCCAGCACCTGTTCTGGTTCTACAGCCACCCGGCCGTGTACATCATGGTGCTGCCGGCGTTCGGCGTGATGAGCGAGGTCGTCTCCACGTTCAGCCGCAAGAACATCTTCGGCTACCGCGCGGTGGCGTACTCCAGCGTGGGCATCGCGTTCGTGGGCTTCTTCGCCTGGGGCCACCACATGTTCGTGTCCGGCCAGTCGACCTTCAACGCCGGCGTGTTCGGCGTGCTGTCGATGCTGGTGGGCGTGTTCACGGCCATCAAGGTCTTCAACTGGGTGGGCACCGTCTACAAGGGCGCGGTGGAGTTCAGCACCCCGTTCGCCTACTTCTGCGGCTTCCTGTTCTTCACCGTGTTCGGCGGCATGACGGGCATCGCGGTGGCGACGGTGTCGCTGGACGTGGCGTGGCACGACACCTACTTCGTCGTGGCGCACTTCCACTTCATCATGGTGGGCGCGACGATCATGGCCTTCCTGGCCGCGCTCCACTACTGGTTCCCGAAGATGTTCGGGAAGATGTACCACGAGGGGTGGGGCCTGGTTTCCGCGGCGCTCATCATCCTGGGCTTCAACGCGACGTTCATCCCCCAGTTCCTCGTGGGCAACGCGGGCATGCCGCGCCGCTACTACGAGTACCCGGAGCGCTTCCAGGCGCTGAACGTGGCGTCCACGGCCGGTGCGTCGCTGCTCGCGTTCGGCTTCATCATCATCGCGGTGTACCTGACCTACGCGCTCATCTACGGCGAGCGCGTGGACAACCCGTGGCACAGCAAGGGCTACGAGTGGCTGACCCAGTCCCCTCCGCCCACGCACAACTTCATCGGGCCCCAGCCGACGTATCCCGAGGAGCCGCACTTCTACGTGGATCCGAAGAAGGCCCAGGGCGAGGTGTCGGATGTCTAG